A stretch of Eubalaena glacialis isolate mEubGla1 chromosome 10, mEubGla1.1.hap2.+ XY, whole genome shotgun sequence DNA encodes these proteins:
- the RASSF10 gene encoding ras association domain-containing protein 10, which translates to MDPFEKTISVWICQEEKLVSGLSRRTTCSDVVRVLLEDGCQRRRRQRRGRRRGIAGDPPGPGELPEPLDEDDEDDDDEALPQGMLCGPPQCYCIVEKWRGFERILPNKTRILRLWDAWGDERENVRFVLVRSEASLPNAGPRSAEARVVLSRERTCSARGVPARPSLALTQEKQRRVVRKAFRKLAKLNRRRQQQPSSPCSSTSSSTASSCSSSPRATESASVERMETLVHLVLSQDHTIRQQVQRLRELDREIDRYEAKVHLDRMRRHGVNYVQDTYLVGAGIELDGRGPGEEPAAAAMTTTTATATATPAVDGEAQAVELEELARRCDDLLRLQEQRAQQEELLDRLSAEIQEELNQRWMRRRQEELAAREEPPEADGGLDGELLLERERVRTQLSTSLYIGLRLNTDLEAVKSDLDYSQQQWDSKERELQGLLQTLHSLELTVAPDGTPVSSGPSQEPRPQACAEMWVDQARGLAKSCPGNDEDSDTGLSSMHSQDSDSVPVCESLV; encoded by the coding sequence ATGGATCCTTTTGAGAAGACGATATCGGTGTGGATCTGCCAGGAGGAGAAACTGGTGTCCGGTCTCTCCCGTCGCACCACTTGCTCGGACGTAGTGCGGGTGCTCTTGGAGGATGGCTGCCAGCGGCGACGCCGGCAGAGGCGAGGCCGGCGGCGGGGCATAGCTGGCGACCCGCCAGGCCCAGGAGAGCTGCCGGAACCCCTGGACGAGGACGACGAGGACGACGACGACGAGGCGCTGCCCCAGGGCATGTTGTGCGGGCCCCCGCAGTGCTATTGCATTGTGGAGAAGTGGCGGGGCTTTGAGCGCATCCTGCCCAACAAGACGCGCATCTTGCGACTCTGGGACGCCTGGGGCGACGAGCGAGAGAACGTACGCTTCGTGCTGGTGCGTAGCGAGGCGTCGCTGCCCAACGCGGGACCCCGCAGTGCCGAGGCGCGCGTTGTGCTCAGTCGCGAGCGCACCTGCTCCGCCCGGGGCGTCCCGGCGCGACCCAGCCTGGCCCTGACCCAGGAGAAGCAGCGACGGGTGGTGCGGAAGGCTTTCCGCAAGCTGGCCAAGCTCAACCGGCGGCGCCAGCAGCAGCCGTCGTCGCCTTGCTCGTCCACTTCGTCTTCCACAGCCTCGTCCTGCTCGTCGTCGCCGCGGGCCACCGAGAGCGCGTCGGTGGAGCGCATGGAGACGCTGGTGCATCTGGTGCTCTCCCAGGACCACACCATCCGTCAGCAGGTGCAGCGGCTCCGGGAGCTGGACCGAGAGATTGATCGCTACGAGGCCAAGGTGCATCTGGACCGCATGCGGCGGCACGGAGTGAACTACGTGCAGGACACCTACTTGGTGGGCGCAGGCATCGAGCTCGACGGGCGCGGCCCAGGAGAGgagccggcggcggcggcgatgACGACGACGACGGCGACGGCGACGGCGACGCCGGCCGTGGACGGCGAGGCTCAGGCGGTCGAGCTGGAGGAGCTGGCCCGGCGCTGCGACGACCTGCTGCGGTTGCAGGAGCAGCGGGCCCAACAGGAGGAGTTGCTCGACCGCCTCTCAGCCGAAATCCAGGAGGAACTGAACCAGAGGTGGATGCGGAGGCGCCAGGAGGAGCTCGCAGCGCGGGAGGAGCCCCCGGAGGCTGATGGCGGCCTCGACGGTGAGCTGCTGCTGGAGCGGGAGCGGGTCAGGACGCAGCTCAGCACCAGCCTCTACATCGGGCTCCGGCTCAACACGGACCTTGAGGCCGTCAAGTCGGACTTAGATTACAGCCAGCAGCAGTGGGACAGCAAGGAGCGCGAGCTACAGGGCCTTCTCCAGACTTTGCACTCGTTGGAGCTGACGGTAGCTCCCGATGGGACTCCGGTCTCGAGCGGTCCCTCGCAGGAACCCCGGCCTCAGGCCTGCGCCGAGATGTGGGTGGACCAGGCCCGCGGACTGGCCAAGAGCTGTCCTGGTAACGACGAGGACTCGGACACCGGGCTGAGCTCAATGCACAGCCAGGACTCGGACTCGGTGCCTGTGTGCGAATCTCTTGTGTAG